The following proteins are encoded in a genomic region of Hippopotamus amphibius kiboko isolate mHipAmp2 chromosome 8, mHipAmp2.hap2, whole genome shotgun sequence:
- the MARS2 gene encoding methionine--tRNA ligase, mitochondrial — translation MLRIPAFRLLGRTGASRVWLLEDFSLRHYSSGSLGVRDGTRDARAYFTTPIFYVNAAPHIGHLYSALLADALCRHHRLRVPSAAATRFSTGTDEHGLKIQQAAAATGLAPSELCDRVSAQFQQLFREADISSTDFIRTTEARHQVAVQHFWGVLEARGLLYKGVYEGWYCASDECFLPEAKVTRQPGPSGDLCPVSLESGHPVSWTKEENYIFRLSQFREPLQRWLRGDPQVITPEPFHHAVLQWLEEELPDLSVSRRSSHLHWGIPVPGDDSQTIYVWLDALVNYLTVIGYPDSEFKSWWPTTSHIIGKDILKFHAIYWPALLLGAGMSPPHRIYVHSHWTVCGQKMSKSLGNVVDPRTCLDRYTVDGFRYFLLRQGVPNWDCDYYDEKVVKLLDSELADALGGLLNRCTANRINPSGTYPAFCTTCFPREPGLPGPSGRAQAEDYALVSAVATLPKQVADHYDNFQIYKALEAVSSCVRQTNGFVQRHAPWKLNWESPVDAPWLGTVLHVALECLRVFGTLLQPVTPNLADKLLSRLGVSATERGLGELHFLPRFYGHPCPFEGRRLGPETGVLFPRLDQSRAWLVKAHKT, via the coding sequence ATGCTGCGAATTCCTGCCTTTCGGCTGCTGGGACGCACGGGGGCGAGTAGGGTCTGGCTCCTGGAGGACTTTAGCCTACGCCACTACAGTTCGGGCTCTCTCGGTGTCCGCGACGGTACTCGCGACGCGCGCGCCTACTTCACCACACCCATTTTCTACGTGAACGCGGCGCCGCACATCGGGCACCTGTACTCGGCGCTCCTGGCGGACGCCCTGTGCCGACACCATCGCCTCCGAGTTCCCAGCGCCGCCGCCACGCGATTCTCCACTGGTACCGATGAGCACGGCCTGAAGATTCAGCAGGCAGCAGCCGCTACGGGCTTGGCACCGTCCGAGCTGTGCGACAGAGTCTCTGCCCAGTTCCAGCAGCTTTTCCGGGAGGCTGACATCTCCTCTACCGACTTCATCCGCACCACCGAGGCCCGGCACCAGGTGGCTGTGCAGCATTTCTGGGGAGTGCTGGAGGCTCGGGGTCTTCTCTACAAGGGGGTCTATGAAGGTTGGTATTGCGCCTCCGATGAGTGCTTCCTGCCTGAAGCCAAGGTCACCAGGCAGCCCGGCCCGTCGGGGGATTTGTGTCCTGTGTCTCTCGAGAGTGGGCATCCCGTCTCTTGGACCAAGGAAGAAAACTACATTTTCAGGCTTTCCCAGTTCCGGGAGCCGCTCCAGCGGTGGCTGCGGGGCGACCCTCAGGTCATCACCCCGGAGCCATTCCATCATGCAGTCCTTCAGTGGTTGGAGGAGGAGTTGCCGGACTTATCCGTCTCTCGAAGGAGTAGCCACTTGCACTGGGGTATTCCGGTGCCTGGGGACGATTCGCAGACCATCTACGTATGGCTGGATGCCTTGGTCAACTACCTTACTGTAATTGGCTACCCAGACTCTGAGTTCAAATCTTGGTGGCCGACCACCTCTCATATCATAGGCAAGGACATTCTCAAATTCCATGCTATCTATTGGCCTGCCCTCCTTTTAGGGGCCGGCATGAGCCCACCACATCGTATCTATGTCCATTCCCACTGGACGGTTTGTGGTCAAAAGATGTCTAAGAGCTTGGGCAACGTGGTGGATCCCAGGACTTGCCTTGACCGCTATACTGTGGATGGCTTCCGGTACTTTCTTCTTCGGCAGGGTGTCCCCAACTGGGACTGTGATTACTATGATGAAAAGGTGGTTAAGTTATTGGATTCCGAGCTGGCAGATGCTTTGGGAGGTCTCTTGAACCGATGCACTGCCAACAGAATAAATCCTTCTGGGACCTATCCGGCTTTTTGCACTACCTGCTTTCCCAGGGAGCCAGGGTTGCCGGGGCCATCAGGTCGTGCTCAGGCAGAGGACTATGCTCTGGTGAGCGCAGTGGCCACTTTGCCCAAGCAGGTTGCAGACCACTATGATAACTTTCAGATCTATAAGGCTCTGGAGGCAGTGTCCAGCTGTGTCCGGCAAACTAATGGCTTTGTCCAAAGGCATGCACCATGGAAGTTGAACTGGGAGAGCCCAGTGGATGCTCCTTGGCTGGGTACTGTGCTTCATGTGGCCTTGGAATGTTTGCGAGTCTTTGGAACTTTGCTCCAGCCTGTCACCCCAAACCTAGCTGACAAGCTGCTATCTAGGTTGGGGGTCTCTGCCACAGAGAGGGGCCTTGGAGAGCTCCATTTCTTGCCGCGATTCTATGGACATCCATGCCCTTTtgaagggaggaggctgggacctGAAACTGGGGTCTTGTTTCCAAGACTGGACCAGTCCAGGGCCTGGCTGGTAAAAGCCCATAAGACCTAG